One window from the genome of Pantoea cypripedii encodes:
- the udk gene encoding uridine kinase — MTDKSHQCVIVGIAGASASGKSLIASTLYREIRDQVGDEHIGVIPEDAYYKDQSHLTMEERVKTNYDHPSAMDHDLLLQHLQALKAGQNIELPVYSYVEHTRTTECIHLKPKKVIILEGILLLTDARLRQEMNFSIFVDTPLDICLMRRMKRDVNERGRSMDSVMSQYQKTVRPMFLQFIEPSKQYADIIVPRGGKNRIAIDILKAKINQFFE, encoded by the coding sequence ATGACTGACAAGTCTCATCAGTGCGTGATCGTTGGCATTGCAGGTGCATCCGCATCCGGAAAAAGTCTTATTGCCAGCACGCTCTATCGTGAAATCCGTGACCAGGTCGGTGACGAGCATATCGGGGTGATCCCGGAAGATGCCTACTACAAAGATCAAAGCCACCTCACCATGGAAGAGAGGGTGAAAACCAATTATGACCATCCGAGCGCGATGGATCATGATTTGCTGCTGCAACATCTTCAGGCGCTGAAGGCCGGGCAGAACATCGAATTGCCGGTTTACAGCTATGTCGAGCATACCCGGACGACCGAGTGCATCCACCTGAAACCGAAGAAAGTGATTATCCTTGAAGGGATTTTGCTGCTGACTGATGCGCGTCTGCGTCAGGAAATGAATTTCTCCATTTTCGTCGATACCCCGCTGGATATCTGCCTGATGCGTCGTATGAAGCGTGACGTGAATGAGCGCGGCCGTTCGATGGATTCGGTGATGAGCCAGTATCAGAAGACGGTTCGCCCGATGTTCCTGCAATTCATCGAACCCTCCAAGCAGTACGCCGACATTATTGTGCCGCGCGGCGGGAAAAACCGTATTGCCATTGATATCCTCAAGGCAAAAATTAACCAGTTCTTCGAATAA
- a CDS encoding phosphatase PAP2 family protein has protein sequence MSWKTLTYFGDSMLLIPTAVIIALVLPWKSDNRRTVWYWLLAFGLAGLLVSISKIMFLGFGIGSARFNFTGFSGHSAMSATLWPVMMWLVSGRWSSFWRTATISLGYLIPMMVGLSRLAIHAHSPSEVIAGLALGFTLSSAFLLSQRDTALKAFSLPQMGVAFLVPLLLVSHGRVATTQQFLERFSADLAGLEKPYTRADLFRQ, from the coding sequence ATGAGCTGGAAAACCCTGACCTATTTCGGTGACAGTATGCTGCTGATCCCCACTGCGGTGATCATCGCACTGGTGCTGCCGTGGAAAAGCGACAACCGTCGTACCGTCTGGTATTGGCTGTTGGCGTTTGGTCTTGCTGGTTTGCTGGTCAGCATTTCTAAAATAATGTTTCTCGGCTTTGGCATTGGCAGCGCGCGATTTAACTTTACCGGTTTTAGCGGCCATAGCGCGATGTCCGCCACGCTCTGGCCGGTGATGATGTGGCTGGTTTCCGGCCGCTGGTCCAGCTTCTGGCGTACCGCGACCATCAGCCTCGGTTATCTGATCCCGATGATGGTCGGGTTATCCCGTCTGGCCATCCATGCACATTCGCCCAGCGAAGTGATCGCCGGTCTGGCGCTCGGTTTCACCCTCAGCAGCGCCTTCCTGCTCAGCCAGCGCGACACCGCGCTAAAAGCATTCAGTCTGCCTCAGATGGGTGTGGCTTTTTTGGTACCACTGTTACTCGTCAGCCATGGCCGCGTCGCCACCACACAGCAGTTCCTTGAGCGTTTTTCCGCTGATCTCGCCGGACTGGAAAAACCCTACACCCGCGCCGACCTCTTTCGTCAGTAA
- a CDS encoding diguanylate cyclase — MTLDILTSQYGSKKYWLSALYLGVIAFLLTLFCLELIIVSGRISPLWYSTALMTIVVFRAPAPRVPLLLLGCLIGTALANLLVIGPAFSNLKFALLNVLQALIGGVMLRALLARNAPLNSLLDWGRYVVCAGILAPLAGGVLALWLLNVDGKATLTFFSTWVISEIIGMLALGPVLLLWPLGKQENPVARHRGLETVFTLAVTLLASYLSLRYLPWPFTFIVVILFWCAIRLPKFEAFLLFLLNSSFISLLLAFGLVNLGHEDRMLGQAGTWLPFLLVLIPSHVMALVMDAFQREKNHISENETRFRNAMEYSAIGMALVSPQGSWLQVNQSLCRTLGFPADELKKLTFQQITHPDDLETDLQQLQRLLKGEIMTYTLEKRYFRKDGDIVWARLTVSMVRDTQQLPLYFISQIVDISELKQSEQVNRRLMERITLANEAGGIGVWEWNLLTGELMWDKRMHELYGLAAHEIPTYDLWMQRVHPSEQEYAALTVQEAIERRSAFHMEYRINLPDGIRYVRTEANRILSQDGQIERMLGISQDITHLRTLNDALFQEKERMAITLDSIGEAVISTNDDMCVTFMNPVAEMMTGWTQDAAAGLPISGLLNITRGASGPRLDNLLLCQLPGEKTTPGLEEELVLHTADGGVFEIHYSITPLKTLTGENIGAVMVIQDVSESRKMMKRLSYSASHDMLTRLPNRLSFEQQLKRLLSDATVNQHQHVLVFIDLDKFKAVNDTAGHAAGDALLRELGELMQHHLRSSDFLARLGGDEFGLLLPDCEVDQVRDVVHRLVTAVNQYRFMWMENVYQVGASAGMTQIDEHNCISNLVMSQADVACYSAKHAGRGQYHVYQEIQM, encoded by the coding sequence ATGACCCTCGACATATTGACCTCGCAGTATGGCTCAAAGAAATATTGGCTCAGCGCCCTCTACCTGGGGGTAATCGCGTTTCTGCTAACGCTGTTTTGTCTGGAGCTGATCATCGTCAGCGGACGTATTTCGCCGCTGTGGTACTCCACCGCATTGATGACCATTGTGGTGTTTCGCGCCCCTGCCCCCCGCGTGCCCCTTTTGTTGCTGGGTTGCCTGATTGGCACTGCGCTGGCCAACCTGCTGGTGATTGGCCCGGCATTCAGTAACCTCAAATTTGCCTTACTGAATGTGCTACAGGCGCTGATTGGCGGTGTGATGCTCCGCGCCCTGCTCGCCAGAAATGCCCCGCTGAATTCACTACTCGACTGGGGACGCTACGTGGTGTGTGCCGGGATTCTGGCGCCACTGGCGGGTGGGGTGCTGGCACTGTGGCTCCTGAATGTCGATGGTAAAGCCACCCTGACGTTTTTCTCTACCTGGGTGATTTCCGAAATTATCGGTATGCTGGCGCTCGGCCCGGTACTGCTGCTGTGGCCATTAGGTAAACAGGAAAACCCGGTAGCACGCCATCGCGGTCTGGAAACGGTCTTCACCCTGGCCGTCACCCTGCTCGCCAGTTACCTGAGCCTGCGCTATCTGCCGTGGCCCTTCACCTTTATTGTGGTGATTCTGTTCTGGTGCGCGATACGCTTGCCGAAGTTCGAAGCCTTCTTACTTTTCCTGCTTAACTCCAGTTTTATTTCGTTGCTGCTGGCGTTTGGTCTGGTCAATCTCGGCCACGAGGATCGCATGCTGGGTCAGGCGGGTACCTGGCTCCCCTTCCTGCTGGTGCTGATCCCAAGCCACGTGATGGCCCTGGTCATGGATGCCTTTCAGCGCGAGAAAAACCATATCTCCGAAAATGAAACCCGCTTCCGTAATGCGATGGAATATTCCGCCATCGGCATGGCGCTGGTGTCGCCTCAGGGCAGCTGGTTGCAGGTCAACCAATCGTTGTGTCGCACGCTGGGCTTCCCGGCTGATGAGTTAAAAAAACTCACCTTCCAGCAGATTACCCACCCCGACGATCTTGAGACCGACCTGCAGCAACTGCAACGTCTGCTAAAGGGAGAGATCATGACTTACACCCTGGAGAAGCGCTATTTCCGCAAAGATGGCGACATTGTCTGGGCGCGACTGACGGTATCAATGGTACGGGATACACAGCAGTTACCGTTGTACTTCATTTCGCAGATTGTCGATATCTCCGAGCTGAAGCAGAGCGAGCAGGTTAACCGTCGGCTGATGGAACGTATCACCCTGGCAAATGAAGCCGGTGGTATCGGCGTATGGGAGTGGAACCTGCTGACAGGCGAACTGATGTGGGATAAGCGCATGCATGAATTGTACGGCCTGGCTGCCCATGAAATACCGACCTACGACCTGTGGATGCAGCGCGTGCACCCATCAGAGCAGGAGTACGCCGCGCTTACGGTTCAGGAAGCCATTGAGCGGCGCAGCGCTTTTCATATGGAATATCGTATCAACCTGCCGGATGGCATTCGTTATGTGCGCACCGAAGCTAACCGCATCCTCAGCCAGGATGGGCAAATCGAACGCATGCTCGGTATCAGCCAGGATATCACCCATCTGCGCACCCTCAACGATGCGTTATTTCAGGAAAAAGAGCGCATGGCCATCACCCTCGATTCTATCGGTGAGGCAGTGATCAGCACCAATGACGACATGTGCGTCACCTTTATGAACCCGGTGGCGGAAATGATGACCGGCTGGACACAGGATGCCGCTGCAGGGCTGCCAATATCCGGCTTGCTCAATATCACCCGTGGAGCCAGTGGTCCTCGTCTGGACAATTTGCTGCTGTGCCAGTTACCGGGGGAAAAAACCACGCCAGGCCTGGAAGAGGAGCTGGTGCTGCATACCGCCGACGGTGGCGTGTTCGAAATCCATTACAGCATCACCCCATTGAAAACCCTGACCGGCGAAAATATTGGCGCGGTGATGGTCATCCAGGACGTTAGCGAATCACGTAAAATGATGAAGCGTCTTAGTTACAGCGCTTCACACGATATGCTGACGCGTCTCCCCAATCGCCTCAGCTTTGAACAACAACTGAAACGTCTGCTGAGTGATGCCACGGTGAATCAGCATCAACACGTTCTGGTGTTTATCGACCTCGATAAATTTAAAGCGGTGAATGATACCGCAGGCCATGCGGCCGGAGACGCGTTGCTGCGCGAGTTGGGTGAACTGATGCAGCATCATTTACGCAGCAGTGATTTCCTCGCCCGCCTCGGGGGGGATGAGTTTGGGCTGCTGCTGCCGGACTGCGAGGTGGACCAGGTGCGGGATGTGGTGCATCGTCTGGTCACGGCGGTGAATCAATACCGCTTTATGTGGATGGAGAATGTTTACCAGGTCGGTGCCAGTGCGGGTATGACGCAAATTGACGAGCATAACTGCATCAGCAACCTGGTGATGTCACAAGCGGATGTCGCCTGTTATAGCGCCAAACATGCCGGACGTGGTCAGTATCACGTTTATCAGGAAATACAGATGTAA
- the yegD gene encoding molecular chaperone, whose translation MFIGFDYGTANCSIAVSDRGEPRLLTLENGQRLLPSMICAPTREAISEWLYRHHQVPTPDNEGQALLQRALRFNREEDIDVTPGSVQFGLTALQNYMVDPEEVWFVKSPKSFLGASGLKPQQIALFEDLVCAMMLHIRQQGESQLDQPIEQAVIGRPINFQGLGGDEANEQAQGILLRAAKRAGFRDVEFQFEPVAAGLDFEATLTKETRVLVVDIGGGTTDCSMLLMGPEWRNKADRRASLLGHSGCRVGGNDLDIMLAFKTLMPLLGLGGSTQKGIALPALPWWNAVAINDVPAQSEFYSAACGKLLRDLIRDAQNPDQVSHLLKVWQQKLSYRLVRAAEESKIALSDQPITSASLAFIASPLQAETSTSQLEEAINQPLERILEQVHLALATCATKPEVIYLTGGSARSPILRAALQQALPDTPIASGDDFGSVTAGLARWAEIMFA comes from the coding sequence ATGTTTATCGGATTCGATTACGGCACAGCCAACTGTTCCATCGCAGTCAGCGATCGGGGCGAACCACGACTGCTTACGCTGGAGAATGGTCAGCGCCTGCTTCCCTCCATGATTTGTGCCCCGACCCGCGAAGCCATTAGCGAATGGCTGTATCGCCATCACCAGGTACCGACCCCGGATAACGAAGGTCAGGCCTTGTTGCAACGCGCGTTGCGTTTTAACCGCGAAGAAGACATTGACGTCACGCCAGGCAGCGTGCAGTTCGGGCTCACCGCGTTGCAGAACTATATGGTCGACCCGGAAGAAGTATGGTTTGTTAAATCGCCAAAATCCTTTCTCGGGGCCAGCGGCCTGAAACCACAACAGATCGCGCTGTTTGAAGATTTGGTGTGCGCCATGATGCTGCATATTCGTCAGCAGGGTGAAAGCCAGCTGGATCAACCGATTGAACAGGCGGTGATCGGTCGCCCTATCAACTTTCAGGGTCTGGGCGGTGATGAGGCGAATGAGCAGGCACAGGGCATTCTGCTGCGAGCCGCAAAACGCGCCGGGTTCCGCGATGTCGAATTCCAGTTTGAACCGGTCGCTGCTGGCCTTGATTTTGAAGCCACACTGACGAAAGAGACGCGCGTGCTGGTGGTCGATATCGGCGGCGGCACCACTGACTGTTCGATGCTGTTGATGGGACCTGAGTGGCGCAATAAAGCCGATCGTCGTGCCAGTTTACTCGGTCACAGCGGTTGCCGCGTCGGGGGGAACGATCTGGATATCATGCTGGCATTTAAAACCCTGATGCCTCTGCTCGGTCTTGGCGGCAGCACGCAAAAAGGCATTGCGTTACCCGCCCTGCCGTGGTGGAACGCGGTAGCGATCAACGATGTTCCGGCACAAAGCGAGTTCTACTCAGCCGCCTGCGGCAAGCTATTGCGTGATTTGATACGCGATGCCCAGAATCCCGACCAGGTCTCTCACCTGCTGAAAGTGTGGCAGCAAAAACTGAGTTATCGCCTGGTGCGTGCGGCAGAGGAAAGCAAAATCGCCCTGTCTGATCAGCCGATCACCTCCGCTTCGCTGGCATTTATTGCCTCACCGTTGCAGGCGGAAACCAGCACCAGCCAACTGGAAGAGGCGATCAATCAGCCGCTGGAGCGGATTCTGGAGCAGGTGCATCTGGCACTGGCGACCTGCGCCACCAAACCTGAGGTGATCTATCTGACCGGAGGAAGCGCGCGTTCCCCCATTCTGCGCGCGGCGCTGCAACAGGCACTGCCGGATACCCCCATCGCCAGCGGCGATGATTTTGGCTCGGTTACCGCCGGGCTGGCACGCTGGGCTGAAATTATGTTCGCCTGA
- a CDS encoding carbohydrate porin, with amino-acid sequence MNRKKAVQRIPGRLAAGTIMFALLSASAVAADAFSYDSPYMFGDWGGYRTQLENDGVKFDVNYTMESASNLGGGYDKNTSMRYSDQWAFGVNLDLEKLLNWQDAEFQMTITDRNGRNISDQVGDPRSGMLSSVQEVYGRGQTWRLTQFWLRQGLFNDVVDIKAGRVTVGEDFDNFDSKFQNLAFGSGQAGNWRGDRWYNWPVSQWGGRIKFNITPEVFFQVGFYNDNPKNYDTGNGFRLDMGNSLGNMVPVELGWKPTFGPDKLPGNYRIGYYYSSVDGDVYGSWRNGGYQDQAHAYGGYVLLQQQLTAQGGDASRGLGVTVQAVMNDHKTSKTDNYQSISFTWKGPFDARPADEIGIGAARIHVNSSYTTALRQQNAANGETDYNSPTYLPIQDGSEYNYEIYYNAQLTKWLQLRPNLQYVTAPGAVSEVKDAFIGGIAANISF; translated from the coding sequence ATGAACAGAAAAAAAGCAGTGCAGCGCATTCCAGGCCGTCTGGCCGCAGGAACCATTATGTTTGCTCTGCTGAGTGCTTCTGCCGTGGCAGCGGATGCATTCAGCTACGATTCACCCTACATGTTCGGTGACTGGGGCGGTTACCGAACCCAACTGGAGAATGACGGCGTTAAGTTTGATGTTAACTACACCATGGAAAGTGCTTCTAACCTGGGTGGCGGTTACGATAAAAACACCTCAATGCGTTACAGCGACCAATGGGCGTTTGGCGTCAATTTAGACCTGGAAAAACTGCTCAACTGGCAGGATGCTGAATTCCAGATGACCATCACCGATCGTAATGGCCGAAACATTTCTGATCAGGTGGGTGACCCGCGTAGCGGCATGCTCTCCTCTGTACAGGAAGTTTATGGCCGTGGACAGACCTGGCGTTTAACGCAGTTCTGGTTACGTCAGGGATTGTTTAATGATGTGGTCGATATCAAAGCCGGTCGTGTCACGGTGGGTGAAGACTTCGACAACTTTGATAGCAAGTTCCAGAACCTGGCGTTCGGCAGCGGCCAGGCCGGTAACTGGCGCGGCGATCGTTGGTACAACTGGCCGGTTTCCCAGTGGGGCGGTCGTATCAAATTTAACATCACCCCGGAAGTGTTCTTCCAGGTGGGCTTCTATAACGATAACCCGAAAAACTACGATACCGGCAATGGCTTCCGTCTGGATATGGGCAATTCCTTAGGCAACATGGTGCCGGTGGAATTGGGCTGGAAACCGACCTTTGGTCCGGACAAACTGCCAGGTAATTACCGCATCGGTTATTACTACTCTTCCGTTGATGGCGATGTCTACGGCAGCTGGCGTAACGGCGGTTACCAGGATCAGGCCCATGCCTACGGCGGTTATGTGTTGTTACAACAACAGCTGACAGCACAGGGTGGCGATGCCAGCCGTGGACTCGGCGTGACCGTTCAGGCGGTAATGAACGACCACAAAACCTCGAAAACCGACAACTATCAATCCATCAGCTTTACCTGGAAAGGACCGTTTGATGCGCGTCCTGCCGATGAAATTGGTATTGGCGCGGCACGCATCCACGTCAACAGCTCTTACACCACGGCATTACGCCAGCAGAATGCGGCTAACGGTGAGACGGACTACAACAGCCCGACTTATCTGCCGATTCAGGATGGTTCAGAATACAACTATGAAATCTACTACAACGCTCAGCTGACCAAATGGCTCCAGCTGCGTCCGAACCTGCAATACGTAACGGCTCCGGGTGCAGTGAGCGAAGTGAAAGATGCGTTTATTGGTGGTATCGCGGCAAATATCAGTTTCTAA
- a CDS encoding aldo/keto reductase yields the protein MSQQPTRQLGDSGIAVPVLTFGGNVFGWTVDEKTSFSLLDALVEKGLWFIDTADVYSRWVPGNKGGESETIIGKWLKNSGKRDSIVLATKVGMELSPEKTGLKPQYIRQAVEDSLRRLQTDYIDLYQAHRDDQDTPLAETLAAFDSLIKEGKVRAIGASNYTADRLQEALKISEQQGLARYETLQPEYNLYDRQGYESGLEQVAVAHGLGVINYYSLASGFLSGKYRKAADASKSARGEGVIAKYLNPRGLRILEALDDVADSHDASPTQVALAWQIARPGITAPIVSATSLSQIDELVKATQLTLSKQEIEELSRASAV from the coding sequence ATGAGTCAACAACCTACCCGTCAGCTTGGCGACAGTGGTATTGCAGTGCCGGTTCTCACCTTTGGAGGTAACGTCTTCGGCTGGACCGTTGATGAGAAGACTTCGTTTTCCCTGCTGGACGCGCTGGTTGAGAAGGGATTGTGGTTTATCGATACCGCCGATGTGTATTCACGCTGGGTTCCAGGAAATAAAGGCGGTGAGTCCGAAACCATCATCGGTAAATGGCTGAAAAACAGCGGTAAACGCGACAGTATCGTGCTGGCGACCAAAGTGGGCATGGAGCTGTCACCGGAAAAAACCGGACTGAAGCCACAATACATCCGCCAGGCGGTAGAAGATTCACTGCGCCGTCTGCAAACCGACTACATCGACCTGTATCAGGCACACCGTGACGATCAGGATACCCCGCTGGCCGAGACGCTGGCCGCGTTTGACTCGCTGATCAAAGAGGGCAAGGTGCGAGCCATCGGCGCTTCTAACTACACTGCCGATCGTTTGCAGGAAGCACTGAAGATCAGTGAGCAGCAGGGATTAGCACGATATGAAACTCTGCAACCAGAGTACAACCTTTATGATCGTCAGGGTTACGAAAGTGGCCTGGAACAGGTTGCGGTGGCGCATGGCCTGGGCGTGATTAACTATTATTCACTGGCGAGTGGCTTCCTCAGTGGAAAATATCGCAAAGCGGCAGATGCCAGCAAAAGTGCACGCGGCGAAGGCGTCATCGCTAAATATCTCAATCCTCGGGGCTTACGTATTCTCGAAGCGCTGGACGATGTTGCTGACTCACACGATGCGTCCCCAACCCAGGTCGCCCTGGCCTGGCAGATTGCGCGTCCGGGCATTACCGCGCCAATCGTCAGCGCCACGTCTCTGTCGCAGATTGATGAGCTGGTGAAAGCGACGCAGCTGACGTTAAGCAAGCAAGAGATTGAAGAGCTGTCTCGCGCCAGCGCCGTGTAA
- a CDS encoding MdtA/MuxA family multidrug efflux RND transporter periplasmic adaptor subunit, whose amino-acid sequence MKNRHPLWKKSLITLAIVAVLAGGYYWWQHPAEPNKQPQAEGQRHHGRGAGAANGGGRPLAPVQAATAELQSVPHYLSGLGTVTAANTVTVRSRVDGQLMALHFNEGQQVAAGALLAEIDPRPYQVALIQAQGQLAKDQATLANARRDLTRYEQLAKTALVSQQELDTQRSLVSETLGTIKADEGNVASAQLNLTYSRITAPISGRVGLKQVDAGNYITSGDTTGLVVITQTHPIDVVFSVAENNISQILKAQQSGQPLVVDAWDRSNKTLLTSGTLLSIDNQIDVTTGTIKLKARFSNEDDALFPNQFVNARLKVDTLQDAVVIPTAALQMSNEGHFVWVVNSENKVSKKRVTAGLQDSQKVVISAGLAAGDRVVTDGLDRLTEGAKVEIVAPQSTTPLNRRATQLARGERQ is encoded by the coding sequence ATGAAGAATCGACATCCGTTGTGGAAAAAAAGTCTCATCACCCTGGCGATCGTCGCTGTGCTGGCCGGCGGTTACTACTGGTGGCAGCATCCGGCAGAACCGAATAAACAACCCCAGGCCGAAGGCCAGCGCCATCATGGCCGCGGGGCCGGGGCCGCCAATGGCGGGGGCCGTCCACTGGCACCCGTACAGGCCGCAACCGCCGAATTGCAAAGCGTACCGCATTATCTGAGTGGCCTGGGCACCGTCACTGCCGCCAACACCGTCACGGTACGCAGCCGGGTTGATGGCCAACTGATGGCGCTGCATTTCAACGAAGGTCAGCAGGTGGCGGCTGGGGCGCTGCTGGCGGAAATCGACCCACGTCCGTATCAGGTGGCATTGATTCAGGCCCAGGGACAACTGGCAAAAGATCAGGCGACGCTGGCTAACGCACGACGTGATTTAACCCGTTATGAACAACTGGCTAAGACCGCGCTGGTGTCGCAGCAGGAGCTGGATACCCAACGTTCACTGGTCAGTGAAACGCTCGGCACCATCAAAGCCGATGAAGGTAACGTCGCCAGCGCCCAGCTCAACCTGACCTACAGCCGCATCACCGCCCCGATCTCCGGGCGAGTGGGCCTGAAACAGGTGGATGCCGGTAACTACATCACCTCCGGCGATACCACCGGCTTAGTGGTGATCACGCAAACCCATCCGATCGATGTGGTGTTCAGCGTGGCAGAGAACAATATCAGCCAGATCCTCAAAGCACAGCAAAGCGGCCAGCCCTTAGTGGTGGATGCCTGGGATCGCAGCAATAAAACCCTGCTCACCTCCGGCACCCTGCTGAGTATTGATAACCAGATCGATGTCACCACCGGCACCATCAAGCTAAAGGCGCGCTTCAGTAATGAGGATGACGCGCTCTTCCCCAACCAGTTTGTCAATGCGCGCCTGAAAGTCGATACCCTGCAGGACGCGGTGGTGATCCCCACCGCCGCGTTGCAAATGAGTAACGAGGGCCATTTCGTCTGGGTGGTGAACAGCGAGAACAAAGTGAGTAAAAAACGGGTCACCGCCGGATTGCAGGACAGCCAGAAAGTGGTGATTAGCGCCGGGCTGGCCGCAGGTGATCGTGTGGTGACCGATGGTCTGGATCGCTTAACCGAAGGGGCGAAGGTCGAGATTGTCGCGCCGCAAAGCACGACGCCACTTAACCGGCGCGCCACCCAACTGGCACGCGGAGAACGTCAATAA